In one Saccharibacillus brassicae genomic region, the following are encoded:
- a CDS encoding alanyl-tRNA editing protein: protein MTHKLYEESAYTREWTSRIVERLERERGLYVRLEKTAFYPEGGGQPSDTGSIGAARVLDTIAEHGEVLHLVDAFPGEEGEALTCRLDWDRRFDHMQQHSGQHLLSATALDVLGAPTLSFHLGEEYATIDVDRAEWTESELEALELEVNARIMRNLKISSYEVSAGEAAKLPLVKAPSVEGDVRIVEIEDVEYNACGGTHVARTGELGLLKLLRAEKQKGRLRLVFKTGFRALAEFTLQTRVLGSLSAKLSTPKEELPARLDRMAEDDRRRQAEWNALRLKLDAYAADELLEEAERTGGAAARLFDGRTIKDLISLAHVLTARTPKPVLLGSTDEFKLVLSHGGAAGFSCGALFKEMLPAFGGRGGGSETSAQAAFGSEAELVAFYEALKSRLAGSERA from the coding sequence ATGACGCACAAACTGTACGAAGAGTCCGCTTACACCCGGGAGTGGACGTCCCGAATCGTTGAACGCCTCGAACGCGAGCGCGGTCTGTATGTCCGTCTGGAGAAGACGGCCTTCTATCCGGAAGGCGGCGGACAGCCGAGCGATACCGGCTCGATCGGCGCGGCGCGCGTGCTGGATACGATCGCCGAGCACGGCGAAGTGCTGCATCTCGTCGACGCCTTCCCGGGCGAAGAAGGCGAGGCGTTGACGTGCCGGCTGGACTGGGACCGCCGCTTCGACCATATGCAGCAGCACAGCGGCCAGCATCTGCTGTCGGCGACCGCCCTGGACGTGCTGGGCGCCCCTACGCTCAGCTTCCACCTCGGCGAAGAGTACGCCACGATCGACGTGGACCGCGCCGAATGGACCGAGTCCGAACTCGAAGCGCTGGAACTTGAAGTCAACGCGCGCATCATGCGCAATCTGAAGATCAGCAGCTACGAAGTCAGCGCCGGCGAAGCCGCGAAGCTGCCGCTGGTCAAAGCGCCTTCCGTCGAAGGCGACGTGCGCATCGTCGAGATCGAAGACGTCGAATACAACGCCTGCGGCGGCACGCACGTCGCCCGTACCGGCGAGCTGGGCCTGCTCAAGCTGCTGCGGGCCGAGAAGCAAAAAGGCCGTCTGCGGCTCGTGTTCAAAACCGGCTTCCGGGCTTTGGCCGAATTCACGCTCCAGACGCGGGTGCTGGGCTCGCTGTCCGCCAAGCTGAGCACGCCGAAGGAAGAGCTGCCCGCGCGGCTGGACCGGATGGCCGAAGACGACCGGCGCAGGCAGGCCGAATGGAACGCGCTGCGCCTGAAGCTCGACGCGTACGCGGCGGACGAGCTGCTCGAAGAAGCGGAGCGTACCGGCGGAGCGGCTGCGCGGCTGTTCGACGGCCGGACGATCAAAGACCTGATCAGCCTGGCCCATGTGCTGACTGCGCGGACGCCGAAGCCGGTGCTGCTCGGTTCGACCGACGAGTTCAAGCTTGTGCTCTCGCACGGAGGCGCAGCGGGCTTCTCCTGCGGCGCGCTGTTCAAGGAGATGCTGCCGGCGTTCGGCGGCCGCGGCGGCGGAAGCGAGACGTCCGCGCAGGCGGCGTTCGGCTCGGAAGCGGAACTGGTCGCGTTCTATGAAGCGCTCAAGTCGCGTTTGGCCGGCAGCGAACGAGCCTGA
- a CDS encoding S-layer homology domain-containing protein, with product MTTVSTKFFSAKGATVTALAAAVLAFPFSAQASTPSDFSAQAPAVQAPNAQVPTTKSAAAPEALTLPGTDVQRAQARGILTGDAQGSLAVNRGLTRAEFAVLVARSFGLDTTSKPSASSFKDLKTSSWASSAAEALLAKGWMTGSGSAFLPDAPVTQEQMAVVLAKALDLSATPVRIPGLGLAESDLAAASSWAAPALRESAAAGLLGVYAQGVKPGQQVLRGEAASAVLAASNLQPQTIEAVQNGIVKLGGVAYAAAPELSGLFSAANAPALAGASAKLTIANGIVTQVRGLELNAAGRAADAGKPEFSGNLTLDGAGVKVHGAVTVNGDYFTLNKLEIGGDFTIGTQVKHDFSSTGLIVTGVTNIRGGDDNTVVFQSARLGQVVLDKTNVRMAALEGTKMAEINVRQNASIDGDESVTIPSIKIEKTASAVNLNATVDIFAVHENAMLSMGPRASIRDILIPQLAKLSDFVKDWSRVSDKFRLINGFEAFVPAALPSAPQPSAGRTTPAVTPPVVTPPVTPPVITPPVVTPVDPKASLKAAAADAGLALKEASVGEQVGADYPKLNHDALSLLLAQAQTALESDTLTQTQLNQAADKLANETKTLRASKNYTGLTRKLAIARAASSTLEIGTQPRQVSQAVYESFYEGLSGLENQNPDPFVIEGDKEQQLTQSLVKLQQVLEGNRFAWRFEELSAAIQAAEKALKDHSDGTGGIGLIVAIEEAKKYAAVQLPALQQKVDELSRNLVTLTETYLKSSPPPTLPPVILPPMLPNIPGFPFPGFPFPGTIPGTFPLPGTILPPVTQSALPSANPEQLTYNPETDTLESAKSAE from the coding sequence ATGACAACCGTATCCACGAAATTTTTCTCCGCAAAAGGCGCCACCGTTACGGCTTTGGCCGCTGCCGTGCTGGCGTTCCCTTTCTCCGCGCAAGCTTCCACCCCTTCGGATTTTTCCGCTCAAGCTCCTGCCGTTCAAGCTCCCAATGCTCAAGTTCCTACTACTAAATCCGCTGCCGCTCCCGAAGCTTTGACTCTGCCCGGCACCGATGTGCAGCGTGCCCAGGCAAGAGGCATCCTTACAGGCGACGCGCAGGGCAGCCTGGCCGTAAACCGCGGCTTGACCCGCGCCGAATTCGCCGTGCTGGTCGCGCGTTCGTTCGGACTCGACACGACGTCCAAGCCGTCCGCTTCGTCCTTCAAAGACCTCAAGACTTCTTCGTGGGCTTCTTCGGCAGCCGAAGCGCTGCTGGCCAAAGGCTGGATGACGGGCAGCGGCAGCGCCTTCCTGCCGGACGCTCCGGTCACGCAGGAACAGATGGCCGTCGTGCTCGCCAAAGCGCTGGACCTGTCCGCGACGCCGGTACGCATTCCGGGACTCGGCCTTGCCGAAAGCGACTTGGCCGCGGCAAGTTCGTGGGCCGCTCCGGCGCTGCGCGAATCCGCGGCGGCCGGTCTGCTCGGCGTCTACGCGCAGGGCGTGAAGCCGGGCCAGCAGGTGCTGCGCGGCGAAGCCGCATCGGCCGTGCTCGCCGCTTCGAACCTGCAGCCGCAGACGATCGAAGCCGTGCAGAACGGCATCGTCAAGCTCGGCGGCGTAGCCTACGCCGCCGCGCCGGAACTGTCCGGCCTGTTCTCGGCGGCCAACGCCCCGGCTCTCGCCGGAGCAAGCGCGAAGCTCACGATCGCGAACGGTATCGTAACGCAGGTACGCGGCCTTGAACTGAACGCGGCCGGCCGGGCGGCCGACGCGGGCAAGCCGGAATTCAGCGGCAACCTGACGCTGGACGGCGCCGGCGTCAAAGTTCACGGCGCGGTTACGGTGAACGGCGACTACTTCACGCTGAACAAGCTGGAGATCGGCGGCGATTTCACGATCGGCACCCAAGTGAAGCACGACTTTTCCAGTACGGGACTGATCGTCACGGGCGTCACGAATATCCGCGGCGGCGACGACAATACGGTCGTTTTCCAATCGGCGCGGTTGGGACAGGTCGTGCTGGACAAGACGAACGTTCGGATGGCCGCGCTTGAAGGAACGAAAATGGCGGAGATCAACGTCCGGCAGAACGCTTCGATCGACGGCGATGAGAGTGTCACGATTCCTTCGATCAAGATCGAAAAAACGGCGTCGGCCGTTAACCTCAACGCGACCGTCGATATTTTCGCCGTTCACGAAAACGCGATGCTGTCGATGGGACCGAGAGCCAGCATCCGCGACATCCTGATCCCGCAGCTGGCCAAGCTCTCGGATTTTGTCAAAGACTGGAGCCGGGTCTCCGACAAGTTCCGGCTGATCAACGGATTCGAGGCGTTTGTCCCGGCTGCCTTGCCTTCGGCCCCGCAGCCTTCCGCGGGTAGGACGACGCCTGCGGTCACGCCGCCTGTAGTCACGCCTCCGGTAACCCCGCCCGTGATCACACCACCTGTAGTGACGCCTGTCGATCCCAAAGCCTCTTTGAAAGCGGCGGCCGCGGATGCCGGGCTTGCGCTCAAGGAAGCGTCCGTCGGCGAACAGGTCGGCGCGGATTATCCGAAGCTGAACCACGATGCGCTGTCGCTCTTGTTGGCGCAGGCACAAACGGCGCTTGAGAGCGATACGCTCACGCAGACGCAGCTGAATCAGGCTGCCGACAAGCTGGCGAACGAGACCAAAACGCTGCGCGCTTCCAAAAATTACACCGGCCTTACGAGAAAATTGGCGATTGCCCGTGCGGCTTCTTCGACTCTTGAGATCGGCACGCAGCCGCGTCAGGTCAGCCAAGCCGTATACGAGTCGTTCTACGAAGGGTTGTCCGGATTGGAAAACCAAAACCCCGATCCGTTCGTGATCGAGGGGGACAAGGAACAGCAGCTTACGCAAAGCTTGGTCAAGCTGCAGCAGGTACTCGAAGGAAATCGCTTCGCATGGCGTTTCGAAGAGCTGTCCGCCGCGATTCAGGCAGCGGAAAAAGCGTTGAAAGACCATAGCGACGGCACCGGCGGAATCGGTTTGATCGTAGCGATTGAAGAAGCCAAGAAATATGCCGCTGTCCAACTTCCGGCTCTCCAACAAAAAGTGGACGAATTGAGCCGGAATTTGGTTACCCTCACCGAAACTTATCTCAAGAGCAGCCCGCCGCCAACGCTTCCGCCCGTGATCCTGCCGCCTATGCTGCCGAATATCCCGGGCTTCCCGTTCCCAGGCTTCCCGTTCCCGGGAACGATTCCGGGTACGTTCCCGCTGCCGGGCACAATCCTGCCTCCGGTCACGCAGTCGGCTCTGCCTTCCGCGAACCCGGAGCAGCTGACGTACAATCCGGAGACGGATACGCTCGAATCGGCCAAGTCCGCCGAATAA
- a CDS encoding sensor histidine kinase has protein sequence MRSLFVLAALLLLIGAFQYFLMRGFLYQNQAETLEAQFRSIPPFLIEEWRGGQAAGPGPGPGAAAPKGNEAERRALLFNGLSLAAIDARGQATDLNAQYGTSAPILTPGRYEALRREAAKPGKVDYVLAGDASGTEQLLVLRPAGGFGAGGTPMLQIGMPTGPLTAILWRQLAIFAGLSIVALAGGFALYRPVLRRSLAPLSRMVGTVKRIDAGRLDERFPAQPGQAEIDRLASSFNGMLERLEDAFAAERESQERMRRFIADASHELRTPLTSIRGFLEVLLRGSRISEEQLHAALRSMSGESARMNKLVEDLLLLVKLDRGPELTLAPLRPAELLRELEYHLRMLAGERHVTLDTNGAEAATVPGDSDKLKQVVLNLFGNAVQHTDPREGAITLALSVAGDRARIEIADNGPGIAPELRGKVFERFYRGDESRSRRSGGAGLGLAISLSIAEAHGGTIELAGGPGGRGSSFCMLLPLE, from the coding sequence ATGCGTTCGCTGTTCGTGCTGGCGGCGCTGCTGCTGCTGATCGGAGCGTTCCAGTATTTCCTTATGCGGGGATTTCTGTATCAAAATCAGGCGGAGACGCTCGAAGCGCAGTTTCGGTCTATCCCGCCGTTCCTGATCGAGGAATGGCGGGGCGGGCAGGCAGCCGGCCCCGGTCCGGGTCCCGGCGCTGCGGCTCCCAAAGGCAACGAAGCGGAGCGCCGTGCGCTGCTGTTCAACGGCTTGTCGCTGGCCGCGATCGATGCCCGGGGGCAGGCGACCGATCTCAACGCGCAGTACGGCACGTCCGCGCCGATCTTGACGCCGGGCCGCTACGAAGCGCTCAGACGCGAAGCGGCCAAGCCGGGCAAAGTCGACTACGTGCTGGCCGGCGACGCTTCCGGCACGGAGCAGCTGCTCGTGCTGCGCCCGGCCGGCGGATTCGGCGCCGGCGGCACGCCGATGCTTCAGATCGGCATGCCTACCGGGCCGCTGACCGCCATCTTGTGGCGGCAGCTGGCGATCTTCGCCGGCTTGTCGATCGTGGCGCTGGCCGGCGGATTCGCTCTGTACCGGCCCGTGCTGCGCCGGTCGCTTGCGCCGCTGTCGCGGATGGTCGGGACGGTCAAGCGTATCGACGCGGGCCGTCTGGACGAGCGCTTTCCGGCGCAGCCGGGGCAGGCGGAGATCGACCGGCTGGCCTCGTCGTTCAACGGGATGCTGGAGCGGTTGGAAGACGCTTTTGCCGCCGAGCGGGAATCGCAGGAGCGGATGCGGCGGTTTATCGCGGACGCTTCGCACGAGCTGCGGACGCCGCTGACGTCTATTCGCGGATTTCTGGAAGTGCTGCTGCGCGGCAGCCGGATCAGCGAGGAGCAGCTGCATGCCGCGCTGCGCAGCATGAGCGGCGAATCGGCGCGCATGAACAAGCTGGTCGAAGACCTGCTGCTGCTCGTCAAGCTGGACCGCGGGCCGGAGCTGACGCTTGCGCCGCTGCGCCCGGCAGAGCTGCTGCGCGAGCTGGAGTATCATCTGCGGATGCTGGCCGGGGAGCGGCACGTCACGCTGGACACGAACGGCGCGGAAGCGGCGACCGTGCCGGGCGATTCGGACAAATTGAAGCAGGTCGTGCTCAATTTGTTCGGCAACGCGGTCCAGCATACCGACCCGCGCGAGGGCGCGATCACCCTCGCGCTGTCCGTTGCCGGCGATCGCGCGCGGATCGAGATCGCCGACAACGGCCCGGGCATTGCGCCGGAGCTGCGGGGCAAAGTGTTCGAGCGCTTCTACCGCGGAGACGAATCGCGGTCGCGCCGCAGCGGGGGAGCCGGGCTCGGCCTGGCGATCTCGCTGTCGATCGCCGAGGCGCACGGAGGAACGATAGAGCTTGCCGGGGGGCCGGGCGGCAGGGGCAGCTCGTTTTGCATGCTGCTGCCGCTTGAGTGA
- a CDS encoding glycosyltransferase family 2 protein: MNPSPLISVIIPMYNEEPVIAETYRRLTDVLRRTGHRHELLFVNDGSADRSPDVVRELARQDESVKLIDFSRNFGHQVAVTAGMDYAAGDAIVIIDADLQDPPELIPDMLGKWREGYEVVYARRVKRSGESLFKKASAALFYRILRASSDISIPVDTGDFRLIDRKVCDEMNRLGERNPFVRGLVSWTGFRQTSIEYERDERLAGETKYPLGKMIKLCLDGLTSFSHKPLKLAGYAGTLMSAVGFLYMLYVIGMALFTDSTMRGWASTTCLMLIFDGFTLIMLGVIGEYIGRIYDEVKGRPLYIVRDTFNLRRTPYPPADLRGRLTADAEPAAFYASYAAGAAGAASAAGERPGGPARKPAARLLRTGGRPLRPPGK, encoded by the coding sequence ATGAATCCATCCCCGCTGATTTCCGTCATTATCCCCATGTATAACGAAGAACCGGTCATCGCCGAGACGTACCGACGCCTGACAGACGTGCTGCGCCGGACCGGGCATCGCCACGAGCTGCTGTTCGTCAACGACGGAAGCGCCGACCGTTCGCCGGACGTTGTGCGCGAACTGGCCCGGCAGGACGAATCGGTCAAACTGATCGATTTCTCCCGCAATTTCGGACATCAGGTCGCCGTGACCGCCGGTATGGATTACGCGGCCGGCGACGCGATCGTCATCATCGACGCCGATCTGCAGGACCCGCCGGAGCTCATTCCTGACATGCTGGGCAAATGGCGCGAAGGCTACGAGGTCGTCTACGCCCGGCGCGTGAAGCGCAGCGGCGAGAGCCTGTTCAAAAAAGCGTCGGCCGCTCTGTTTTACCGGATTTTGCGCGCTTCGTCCGATATTTCGATTCCGGTCGACACCGGCGATTTTCGCCTGATCGACCGCAAAGTGTGCGACGAGATGAACCGGCTCGGCGAACGCAACCCGTTCGTACGCGGACTGGTGAGCTGGACCGGCTTCCGGCAGACGTCGATCGAATACGAACGCGACGAACGTCTGGCCGGAGAAACGAAATACCCGCTCGGCAAAATGATCAAGCTCTGCCTCGACGGCCTCACGTCGTTCTCGCACAAGCCGCTCAAACTGGCCGGATACGCGGGTACGCTCATGTCGGCGGTCGGGTTTCTGTACATGCTGTACGTAATCGGCATGGCGCTGTTCACCGACAGCACGATGCGCGGCTGGGCGTCGACGACCTGCCTCATGCTGATCTTCGACGGTTTCACGCTGATCATGCTCGGGGTGATCGGCGAATATATCGGCCGTATCTACGACGAAGTCAAAGGGCGGCCGCTCTATATCGTGCGCGATACGTTCAACCTGCGGCGAACGCCGTATCCGCCCGCCGACCTGCGCGGGCGCCTGACGGCCGACGCCGAACCGGCCGCTTTCTACGCTTCCTATGCAGCGGGTGCCGCAGGTGCCGCGAGTGCCGCGGGCGAACGGCCGGGCGGTCCCGCGCGGAAGCCGGCCGCGCGCCTGCTGCGGACCGGCGGCAGACCGCTGCGCCCGCCCGGCAAATAA
- a CDS encoding response regulator transcription factor codes for MAGEKKVKILLADDEPTILQFLDLGLTGEGYEVRLAANGTEALREAEQFRPHIVILDIMMPEMNGFDVCRRLKEHGGNVAIIMLSAKDAVEDRVTGLTLGADDYLVKPFSFEELLARIQARLRNQFPNLLGGVEIGPFRIDERRGEMLYRSEALSLSPTEYGLLKFLVLNHGIVLSKTKILDSVWGYQFGGEENIVEVYIRSLREKLGDKEHRLIRTLRGAGYRMDLP; via the coding sequence TTGGCGGGCGAAAAAAAAGTCAAAATCCTGTTGGCGGACGACGAGCCGACCATTTTGCAGTTTCTCGATCTGGGGCTGACGGGCGAAGGGTACGAAGTGCGTCTGGCGGCAAACGGAACGGAAGCGCTGCGCGAAGCGGAGCAATTCCGGCCGCATATCGTCATCTTGGATATCATGATGCCGGAGATGAACGGGTTTGACGTGTGCCGCAGGCTCAAGGAGCACGGAGGCAACGTCGCGATCATTATGCTCAGCGCCAAAGACGCGGTGGAAGACCGGGTGACCGGGCTTACGCTCGGCGCGGACGATTACCTGGTCAAGCCGTTCAGCTTCGAAGAACTGCTGGCGCGTATTCAGGCGAGGCTGCGCAACCAGTTTCCGAATCTGCTCGGCGGGGTGGAAATCGGGCCGTTCCGGATCGACGAGCGCCGCGGAGAGATGCTGTACCGGTCCGAAGCGCTGTCGCTGTCGCCGACGGAATACGGGCTGCTCAAATTTCTCGTGCTCAACCACGGCATCGTGCTCAGCAAAACGAAAATTCTCGACAGCGTATGGGGCTACCAGTTCGGCGGCGAGGAAAATATCGTCGAAGTGTATATCCGCTCCCTGCGCGAAAAGCTCGGGGACAAGGAACACCGGCTGATCCGGACGCTGCGCGGCGCGGGTTACCGGATGGATCTGCCGTGA